From Brevibacterium ihuae, the proteins below share one genomic window:
- a CDS encoding SDR family oxidoreductase, producing the protein MSDTDRIVILGGHGKIALLAAPRLTAAGFAVDSVIRKEDQRDDVREAGANPVVLDIETATEEDLAKQFTGAKAVVFSAGAGGGDPQRTHAVDYEAAVRAMKAAQQAGVQRFVIVSYVTAGIDVDRLEEDNSFFPYAKAKHDADAHLRETELDYTILGPGRLTLDPASEQIQVVDSHGEAEGRTPSDEEKVTSRDNVAAVITHVLREGAGVRETVNFFDGSTPIAEAIR; encoded by the coding sequence ATGTCAGACACCGATCGCATCGTCATCCTCGGCGGACACGGCAAGATCGCCCTGCTCGCCGCACCCCGACTCACCGCGGCGGGATTCGCCGTCGACTCCGTCATCCGCAAGGAGGACCAGCGCGATGACGTCAGGGAGGCCGGCGCGAATCCCGTCGTCCTCGACATCGAGACCGCGACCGAGGAGGACCTCGCCAAGCAGTTCACCGGGGCGAAGGCCGTGGTGTTCTCCGCCGGCGCCGGCGGGGGCGACCCGCAGCGCACGCACGCAGTCGACTACGAAGCGGCCGTGCGCGCGATGAAGGCCGCGCAGCAGGCCGGCGTGCAGCGGTTCGTCATCGTCTCCTACGTCACCGCGGGGATCGACGTCGACCGGCTCGAGGAGGACAACTCCTTCTTCCCCTACGCCAAGGCCAAGCACGACGCCGACGCTCACCTGCGCGAGACCGAGCTCGACTACACGATCCTCGGCCCGGGCCGCCTCACCCTCGACCCGGCGAGCGAGCAGATCCAGGTCGTCGATTCCCACGGCGAGGCCGAGGGCCGCACGCCCTCCGACGAGGAGAAGGTCACCTCCCGCGACAACGTCGCAGCCGTCATCACCCACGTCCTGCGTGAGGGTGCCGGAGTCCGGGAGACCGTCAACTTCTTCGACGGGTCCACCCCGATCGCCGAGGCGATCCGCTGA
- a CDS encoding MATE family efflux transporter, producing MRALDRDILRLAVPALGALAAEPLFLLADTAMVGHLGPEALGSLAIASTILQTVLGLMIFLAYATTPRVARRLGAGDTPGAIGAGFDGIWLALITSGVLLVIGLPLIDTGIGWFDPTPEVAAGASAYLTISWWGLPFMLTVVAATGLLRGLQDTRTPLYVAAGGFLSNIGLNALFIYGLDMGVAGSALGTLIAHLGMCAIYLVIAVRAARRTGASLRPDWAGVIRAARTSGWLLVRNGSLRAAMILLIVLATGLGTVQLAAIQVIQTLFNALALVLDSLAIAGQALIGLELGHRRRERVAAINRRLIQWGIGFGVVVGVLLAAASPVLGAVFTGDPEVAALIGTLALILAAGMPIAGYVFTLDGVLMGAEDARYLALAQFGALLGYAVLLLLVFTQWPTVHVLWACFGIGFVAFRAVSLGWRVRDDGWIRRAEARS from the coding sequence ATGCGTGCACTCGACCGGGACATCCTCAGGCTCGCCGTCCCGGCACTCGGGGCGCTCGCCGCCGAACCCCTGTTCCTCCTCGCCGACACCGCGATGGTCGGGCACCTGGGGCCCGAGGCGCTCGGCTCGCTCGCGATCGCGAGCACGATCCTCCAGACCGTCCTCGGCCTCATGATCTTCCTCGCCTACGCGACGACCCCGCGCGTGGCCCGCCGGCTCGGCGCCGGTGACACCCCGGGCGCGATCGGCGCCGGCTTCGACGGGATCTGGCTCGCGCTCATCACCTCGGGCGTCCTGCTCGTCATCGGGCTGCCGCTCATCGACACGGGTATCGGCTGGTTCGATCCCACGCCCGAGGTGGCCGCCGGCGCCTCGGCCTACCTCACCATCTCCTGGTGGGGCCTGCCCTTCATGCTCACCGTCGTCGCCGCGACCGGGCTGCTGCGCGGGCTGCAGGACACGCGCACCCCGCTCTACGTCGCCGCCGGCGGCTTCCTCTCCAACATCGGGCTCAACGCGCTCTTCATCTACGGTCTCGACATGGGCGTGGCCGGGTCCGCGCTCGGCACGCTCATCGCCCACCTCGGGATGTGCGCGATCTACCTCGTCATCGCCGTCCGCGCCGCCCGCCGCACCGGGGCCTCGCTGCGCCCGGACTGGGCGGGCGTCATCCGGGCGGCCCGCACCTCGGGCTGGCTGCTCGTGCGCAACGGTTCGCTGCGCGCTGCGATGATCCTCCTCATCGTGCTCGCCACCGGTCTGGGCACCGTGCAGCTCGCCGCGATCCAGGTCATCCAGACGCTATTCAACGCGCTCGCCCTCGTCCTCGACTCGCTCGCGATCGCCGGGCAGGCGCTCATCGGCCTCGAGCTCGGGCACCGCCGGCGGGAGCGGGTGGCGGCGATCAACCGGCGGCTCATCCAGTGGGGGATCGGCTTCGGGGTCGTCGTCGGCGTGCTGCTCGCCGCCGCGTCCCCGGTCCTCGGTGCGGTGTTCACCGGCGATCCCGAGGTCGCCGCCCTCATCGGCACGCTCGCTCTCATCCTCGCCGCCGGGATGCCGATCGCCGGGTACGTCTTCACCCTCGATGGTGTGCTCATGGGAGCCGAGGACGCCCGCTACTTGGCGCTCGCCCAGTTCGGGGCGCTGCTCGGGTACGCGGTCCTGCTGCTCCTCGTGTTCACGCAGTGGCCGACCGTCCATGTGCTGTGGGCGTGCTTCGGGATCGGCTTCGTCGCGTTCCGCGCGGTCAGCCTGGGCTGGCGGGTGCGCGACGACGGCTGGATTCGGCGCGCCGAAGCGCGCAGCTGA
- a CDS encoding GNAT family N-acetyltransferase, with translation MRIVTVPSDGEHILLPFLELCCNWSMDRPPLDAKAVRADDHLNRYIEGWGRTGDLGVMAVGEDDGPGQTDSEAGDGETGDGDADSSAAGPEADPRVLGAAWLRTMGEKPGYGWVADEIPELSIAVLPEAQGEGLGRRLMQALLQMARLTGVRAISLAVEDGNGSRHLYEELGFAVIGRNGSSDVMLLDLAAREG, from the coding sequence ATGCGCATCGTTACGGTCCCGTCCGACGGCGAGCACATCCTCCTGCCGTTCCTCGAGCTCTGCTGCAACTGGTCGATGGACCGCCCGCCGCTCGACGCCAAGGCGGTCCGCGCCGACGATCACCTCAACCGCTACATCGAGGGCTGGGGAAGGACCGGGGACCTCGGTGTCATGGCGGTGGGCGAGGACGACGGACCCGGGCAGACCGACAGCGAGGCGGGTGACGGCGAAACGGGTGACGGCGACGCCGACTCGAGTGCCGCAGGACCCGAGGCGGATCCCCGCGTGCTCGGGGCGGCCTGGCTCCGCACGATGGGGGAGAAGCCGGGCTACGGCTGGGTCGCCGACGAGATCCCCGAGCTCTCGATCGCGGTCCTGCCCGAGGCGCAGGGCGAGGGGCTCGGCCGCCGGCTCATGCAGGCGCTGCTCCAGATGGCGCGGCTCACCGGTGTCCGGGCGATCAGCCTCGCCGTCGAGGACGGCAACGGGTCCCGCCACCTGTACGAGGAGCTCGGCTTCGCGGTCATCGGCCGCAACGGGAGCTCCGACGTCATGCTGCTCGACCTCGCGGCGCGCGAGGGCTGA
- a CDS encoding alpha/beta fold hydrolase: MTDLPAPPERIPILGTEIATSVLEPETGNPAGDVVLCHGTPWSAETWLPVARALARSFRVFLWDMPGYGRSIRGSDPPVDLVHQRHRLTALIDHWDLDRPHVVAHDIGGAVALGSHLLDGAASASLYLLDVVALDPWGSPFFRLVSEHHEVFAALPENLHAALVREYISGAGGDTLTPARVEELARPWCSPRGQVAFYRQIAALTPDHTAPIVARLAETRCPVHIGWGADDPWIPVAQAAELAGRFPGQPGVTTFQGTGHLVQLEAPTELALDLRRWLGTLPS, encoded by the coding sequence ATGACCGACCTCCCCGCCCCGCCCGAGCGCATCCCGATCCTCGGCACCGAGATCGCGACCTCCGTGCTCGAGCCCGAGACCGGCAACCCCGCCGGTGACGTCGTGCTCTGCCACGGGACACCGTGGTCGGCGGAGACCTGGCTGCCGGTGGCCCGAGCGCTCGCACGGTCGTTCCGGGTCTTCCTGTGGGACATGCCGGGGTACGGGAGGTCGATCCGCGGATCCGATCCGCCGGTCGACCTCGTCCATCAGCGCCACCGTCTCACTGCGCTCATCGATCACTGGGATCTCGATCGACCCCACGTCGTCGCGCACGACATCGGCGGTGCGGTCGCTCTCGGATCCCATCTGCTCGACGGCGCCGCCTCCGCCTCGCTCTATCTCCTCGATGTCGTCGCACTCGACCCGTGGGGCTCGCCGTTCTTCCGACTCGTCTCCGAGCACCACGAGGTGTTCGCCGCACTTCCGGAGAATCTGCACGCCGCCCTCGTCCGGGAGTACATCTCCGGCGCCGGCGGCGACACCCTCACCCCCGCGCGGGTCGAGGAGCTCGCCCGACCGTGGTGCTCGCCGCGCGGACAGGTCGCCTTCTACCGGCAGATCGCCGCACTCACTCCGGACCACACCGCGCCCATAGTCGCCCGACTCGCTGAGACCCGATGCCCGGTGCACATCGGCTGGGGCGCGGACGATCCCTGGATCCCCGTCGCCCAGGCGGCCGAGCTCGCCGGCCGGTTCCCCGGGCAGCCCGGCGTCACGACCTTCCAGGGGACCGGCCACCTCGTGCAGCTCGAGGCGCCGACCGAACTCGCTCTCGACCTCCGGCGATGGCTCGGGACCCTGCCGAGCTGA